ATGTATAATGATTCCAAAGGGCTCCAATTTTAACATTGCTTTTGAAATATAAGTCTTAATGTGACTTGGGCTTTCCTGGGTCAttataaatggtatcagagctaatCTCAGCAAAAAGTATCGGATTTGAGTCATGTTACTTGTAACGGATTAGCTTGACAGGGACACAACAGCCATGCATGTGCACACATACCTTTTGGGTCTTTTGTAAATTATGTGCTGTTTTTCTCTCAGTTCATGCCGAGGCAGTCCTCAAGGGCACCAATGTTGATGGTGTGTATGATTGTACCTCTCGAGACAACAATTTTACATTTGAGCACATATCTTTCAGGGATCTGGCCTCCAGAGGTGCCACGTCCATGGACACAATGGCACTGAGCTACTGTGAAGAGAACAGCATTCCTGgtttgtgtaatttctttgtgCTTGCTTCTGTGTAGGGTGCATCTTTATATTGGTATAGACATTTTGAGTTCATTTGGTAACCAATATCTCAGTGCATCATATTGAGGCATAGAACATTATTTCTGTAGATCAACTGATAATCAAGTatgctatatattatttgattGTCAATATCTCTTGTGAAGGTATGTGAGTTTCATAAGCCTGGATATGATAAGCTGTCAATAGTAATTTAACGAAATGGGAAGCAGTTTTGGGTTTAGTATGAGGGAATTGCAGAcagattaatttatgtttttcaTGTACAGTTGTGGTCTTTAATCTTCTTGAGCCTGGCAACATCTCCAAAGCGCTATGTGGAGAGCAAGTTGGTACACTGATTGATCAAACTGGAAGGATTAGCTAATATCTATGAAACTCTGATCTGATAAATTACCAGGTCATGTTACGAGATGCAATCTCAAGTGAGTTGACCCTTGGAACACTTACTGGGCACTTGAATTCAGCTGCCGGCTACTATTTGTGGAGGCTTGGATGGTTATCCTGAGCCGTGATTTTCTTCCTTTACTGTACACGATAACTGATCAAGGTTCAGAAATGCCCAGTACTGTTCATGTTGTTTCTACTTTCTAGTGTTCGCTTTATTCTATATCTGCATCTTAGTGAGGTGCTTATATTTCTTGTATCCTTATATTTGTAAATGTTGTTGACTTGAAAGAAGCCATTAGTTGGGAGAATAGTTGGTCGAGATGAATTAACAGTGAGTGCACTGATAATGGATTTATTTGGGAGCAAGTTATAGAGTTCAAAGTCATGAGTCTGTTATAGATTGAAATTGTTTTGCCGTAACATGTATGATGAAATTCACACCTTCTTAATCTATTTTTGAACTACTATTAATAATGCCTGATAATATTGTATGTTCATGGGGGTTGACGGTGGAATTTATTAAActgggagagaggagagacgATTGTTGTGAGAATGGGCtgcaattttttatatgtaaaagaaGGAATAAATTCAGCACTCTGAAGTGTGTGGACATGCTATAGGATTGAAATATTGCCTTCTTTGAGAAGAGAAGGGGGTGTGGTTGGCGACCATGTCCATCGGGAACAACAGCTTTTGCAGTTCCTTCCTTTGTCGTTGTGGTACTTTCCAACCTTCGGGGGCTATGGAACTAATTAACAGGGTAATTAGGCTGTCGAGGCTGGAAAAAAGGCTGCTTGGAGAGCAACCGTACTTGTTGAGATTCTCTAGCTTTGGAAATAAATGACGAACAAAAGTAAAGTTACATGACACGGAACAAAATAGAACTATCCTGATGGATCTTGGACAATCAGAGCTCTCCACTAACAGCAACATTGGAAAACATAGAAGCTTACAAATATTACAAAGAAATTGGACAAGAGAGTCTGCAACAGCCAGAATTTGCAGCGAGACAATGCAAATTTAAACGAGCATAGAAACATTTGGCAAATACTGAAGCAATTTTAAAGAGCATAAGCATCGTCAAGCCAATCCATCTTCAGTGGTGGcaagtgaaggtgagagtgaattGCGCGACTCATCGTAATCCTCCCCAAGAGGAGACTGCTCCACCCTGATGTCCTCTATCATCTTTGCCACTTCCAGCATTGTTGGCCTTTTCTCAGGCTGCGGCACCACACAGGCCAACCCCACATGGAGCATGGACACAAGTTCTTCCTCGATGTTCTTATACCTCAAGAGTTCTTGATCAAATACTTCAGCTGTCCACTCTTCTTTTACAACCGATCGAACCCATTTGGGAAGGTCTACACCCTGTTCGTCCTCATCCACGCGTGGCCGAGTTGGTGAAGGGTACTGGGATGGAGCTTTCCCTGTCAGAACTTCCAACAACAAGACCCCAAAGCTGTACACGTCTGCCTTTTGAGACAGCCTCTTGGTTTCTGCTTGTTCAGGAGCCCTGTATCCTCCCAATCTTGCAACGGCATGAACCGAGTTTAGAAGCAACGACAGCCCAAAATCAGACACGCACGCAACACCGTTCTTAtcaaggagcacattcgaagatTTCACATTCCCATGAGGTATTTTCGAGGCGCTGTACTCTTCGTGAATCTTAGCTAGTCCTCGAGCCGCTCCTAGCACCAAGCTGATCCTTGTAGTCCAATCCAAAGGAATTCTCCCCGGACCTCGATTCCCTAAATAGTTATTCCAAACATAATATCGTATACCGTTGAAGCCTCACGTGAATTATCATTCAGATGGAAACAATAATAAGtaggtaatataacataattgaaCTCGAACATAAATAAACCCTCAGATGTCAAAGTTCAGGTATATTATTATTGCACCACTTCGAGATTtctgaaatattattatagccTTGAGAGTACTTGTATTGAATTATGTATCTGTATATTTGCATGATATGATCACCTTAAATTGGattatatattttgcatgaTATGATCACCTTAAATTGGAttatattagattatgcatatttaaaaatttgtatagttataaacagtatatttttacaaacttaAAGATGTACTGTTtactctctaaatctatttttttctctctcctccccctctttctctcaacACCAACCGAAACAAACATTCTCCCAAACATTCTCCCCAGAGATTTCTTTCTTCTTACTCTCTCGAcacaaaagaaatttgaaagaaaaaaataaataaaaataaaataataatattttattattatttgacttGAAGATTCATAATAATGTAAGGTGAAATTTTTTCTTGAGATGCAAATTAATCCATCTCCAAAAATGTAATTTTGAATGCCACTGCTCTTAATAGGTATTACGTACGTGCTAAGAAGCAGagatataatttattactaaCCATGAAGAAGTGAATGCAAGCTCCCATTTGGAAGATAATCATAGACAAGAAGCTTCTCCTCCTTGGCATAGTAATAAGCTCTAAACCTCACGATATTTGGGTGCTTGAGCTTCCCGATCACATCCATATACTGCTCAAACTCCTTCCTCTCACAGGGGTTCGCGTCCTTGAGACGCTTCACGGCCATGGTACACCCGTCATCGAGTACTGCCTTATACACTGTCCCCAAGCTCCCTTTCCCCAGCATCTCTGCTGACGCCCTGAGCAAATCCTCGAGCTCAAACTGCTTCTTCCTATCGAAAAACACAAGCTTGCTCCGGTCCGTGGCGTTAGTCCCATCGCTGCTATCTCCGCCTCCATTGTTGGCATACACCTTCTTCTCGCTCCCACCATAACTACTCGcactcctcctcctcttcccaCTCTCGCTCCCCGCTAACGAACCCGAGAAGCTCCGGTCTCTCGCGCAGTAATGCGCTACGATGAACGACACCACCACCAACAACGCCACGCAGTTGGCTATCACAATGGCCACTATAGCACCTGTGCCTAGCCCTTTCCTTGATCCTCCTTTGCCTTGACTAGTCACAGGCGCTTGTGGCAACGAGCTCGGGTTCGAAGGTACGGTCTGAGTAGAAGCAACCGCCGGTGGAGTCCCTGTGAACGAGCAAACGGGCAAGGGGCTCGACCCACATAGCCCTTCGTTCCCTGAAAAACTTTTGTCGCCGAATTTCCTCAGTAAACCGTCAGGCAAACGTCCGTACAACTCATTGCTCGTCAAGTTCAGCTCATTGAGATTTACCAGACTGGCTGAGAGGTCAGGAACCGTCCCAGAGAGGGCGTTGTTCTGCAACCGAAGCGTGAGAAGCCGATTCAACTGGGACAAATCTTTGGGAATTGGGCCGCGCAGATTGTTGTCGGAGAGGTCGAGGCGGAGGAGACGCTGAATGGAGGATATATCGGGTGGGATCTCACCCGAGAGATCGTTGCGGGAGAGGTAGAGAAGCTTGAGGTTGGTGCAGTTGGTGAGGGGAGAAACGGTTCCGTTGAGGCGGTTGTTGTGCAGGTCGAGGAGGCGGAGCTGGTCTAGCGGGGCCAGAGAGTCAAGTGGGCCGCGGAGGTTAagagaagggagggagagaaCGATGACGCGTCTGTTGTTTGAGGAGCAGCGGACACCACGCCACGACGCTGCGCAGGCGTTACTGCCACTCCAGTTGGACTCGAGCAGGCCGTGGGCATCGGTCTGGAGGCGAAAACGTGTGAGTGCGTCTGTATCATTGGGAACACAGAGAGAAAGGGTGAGGAAGGAGAAGGCTAAGGCGAAGGCCAAGGGTAAGAGATAAGGATTATTCATCGATCTTTTGGTGTGTTTGTGGTCTCAGGTCTGAGTGGGAATAGTGGGTAAAGGAGTCAGGAGGAGgagattgattttttaaatttgtatagtTTAGTGTTCAAACTCCGGAGAGAGTGATAGCTATTAGCTAGTATCTTTCTTCACTCCATGTCTTGGCCAAACgagttaaaaaaattctagacGGAGAAAAGAGAGActtttgtgtgttttttgtCTGATAAGGATGAGatggacgagagagagagagagagagaattgaaatGATTAAAGAGGGATAGGAGGATGAGAATGGGAGTGTTGTTTGTGAGTGTGTTTATGATGTCTTTGGGAGCAACACTTTTTGAGGGAACATaggtaaataactaaatatGATTAAAGGTGGCAATAGTATATGGGAATGAGGGTGGAGAGTGGTTGGGTGAATGATTGCATTTCCCTCCTCACTCCTCTTGAATCGAATGAGTATAGAGGTTTATTTTAAATCAAG
This genomic interval from Juglans regia cultivar Chandler chromosome 3, Walnut 2.0, whole genome shotgun sequence contains the following:
- the LOC109015904 gene encoding leucine-rich repeat receptor-like protein kinase PXC1, with the protein product MNNPYLLPLAFALAFSFLTLSLCVPNDTDALTRFRLQTDAHGLLESNWSGSNACAASWRGVRCSSNNRRVIVLSLPSLNLRGPLDSLAPLDQLRLLDLHNNRLNGTVSPLTNCTNLKLLYLSRNDLSGEIPPDISSIQRLLRLDLSDNNLRGPIPKDLSQLNRLLTLRLQNNALSGTVPDLSASLVNLNELNLTSNELYGRLPDGLLRKFGDKSFSGNEGLCGSSPLPVCSFTGTPPAVASTQTVPSNPSSLPQAPVTSQGKGGSRKGLGTGAIVAIVIANCVALLVVVSFIVAHYCARDRSFSGSLAGSESGKRRRSASSYGGSEKKVYANNGGGDSSDGTNATDRSKLVFFDRKKQFELEDLLRASAEMLGKGSLGTVYKAVLDDGCTMAVKRLKDANPCERKEFEQYMDVIGKLKHPNIVRFRAYYYAKEEKLLVYDYLPNGSLHSLLHGNRGPGRIPLDWTTRISLVLGAARGLAKIHEEYSASKIPHGNVKSSNVLLDKNGVACVSDFGLSLLLNSVHAVARLGGYRAPEQAETKRLSQKADVYSFGVLLLEVLTGKAPSQYPSPTRPRVDEDEQGVDLPKWVRSVVKEEWTAEVFDQELLRYKNIEEELVSMLHVGLACVVPQPEKRPTMLEVAKMIEDIRVEQSPLGEDYDESRNSLSPSLATTEDGLA